One genomic segment of Drosophila mauritiana strain mau12 unplaced genomic scaffold, ASM438214v1 Y_24, whole genome shotgun sequence includes these proteins:
- the LOC117150048 gene encoding stellate protein CG33243-like: SCRQNNSSWISWFLGIKGHEPIDYIQETFNQMGLEYFTETLQVILNPGFDSSLDWVFGDEEKWYGMIHARYIMSERGLDNMHQKYERGDFEVCPKLSCIQKALPVGPSDVWVKSNVKFFCPHCNDTHPHQRH; the protein is encoded by the coding sequence tcttgtaggcagaacaacagcagctggatcagttggttcctcgggatcaagggcCACGAgcccatcgactacattcaggagacgttcaaccagatgggcctggagtacttcaccgagaCACTGCAAGTGATACTGAATCCGGGGttcgacagttccttggactgggtcttcggcgatgaggagaagtggtacggcatgatccACGCCCGATACATCATGTCTGAACGAGGGTTGGATAATATGCAccaaaagtatgagagaggggacttcgaagtgtgtccaaagctctcctgtatTCAGAAAGCCCTGCCTGTGGGCCCCAGCGACGTGTGGGTCAAGTCCAACGTGAAGTTCTTCTGCCCTCACTGTAACGATACACATCCtcaccaaagacactag
- the LOC117150054 gene encoding SRSF protein kinase 2-like, with protein sequence MDYEPSEKIIDRYHVIRKLGWGHFSTVWLCWDLQAMRYVAIKILKSAPHFAETDEIKILKTVRETDPSNPRRRKTVQMLDDFKITGVNDTHICIVFEVLGDNLLKLIQKSNLRGIPLANVTAITRQVLEGLDYLHTCCQISHTDIKPENVLLCVDEPHVRSRSVENTSSATNGPHSNPTLPTIQTRQYRSLEVIIGAGYNTSADIWSTACIVFELATGDYLFEPHSGESYTRNEDHLAHIIELLGPIPRNILLNGTYAAKSFTRSRCKSNSTKRWITGSNSRRRSWQGLYRIFGIGGYFGFHLINCFHIGCSNCGTEGPTLFGCTLCNHSLSTTHSTTPRIHFDKHGPHIASYTYT encoded by the exons ATGGATTATGAGCCATCCGAAAAGATCATAg ATCGCTACCATGTCATCCGTAAATTGGGCTGGGGCCACTTCTCTACTGTTTGGCTGTGCTGGGACTTGCAGGCAATGAGATatgtggcaattaaaattctCAAGTCGGCACCGCACTTTGCCGAGACGGACGAGATAAAGATACTCAAAACGGTGCGCGAGACCGATCCATCGAATCCACGCCGTCGCAAAACCGTCCAGATGCTGGACGACTTCAAGATCACCGGCGTTAATGACACCCATATTTGTATTGTGTTCGAGGTGCTTGGTGACAATCTCCTGAAACTCATACAGAAGTCCAACTTACGCGGTATTCCACTGGCCAACGTCACAGCTATTACCCGCCAGGTGCTGGAGGGTCTTGACTATCTTCACACGTGCTGCCAGATCAGCCACACGGACATAAAGCCCGAGAATGTCCTCCTGTGCGTGGACGAGCCTCATGTGCGCTCACGCTCCGTGGAGAATACATCTTCGGCTACGAATGGACCGCATTCGAATCCAACGCTGCCAACCATTCAAACGCGCCAATATCGATCACTAGAAGTTATTATCGGTGCGGGCTATAACACCTCGGCGGATATCTGGAGCACTGCATGCATAGTATTCGAACTGGCCACCGGTGACTATCTTTTTGAGCCACACTCCGGCGAATCGTACACCCGCAACGAGGACCATTTGGCCCACATCATCGAGCTGCTGGGTCCAATACCGCGGAACATTTTGTTAAACGGCACCTATGCGGCGAAGTCGTTTACCCGTTCCCGTTGCAAGAGCAACAGCACTAAAAGGTGGATAACCGGCAGTAACAGCAGACGGAGAAGTTGGCAGGGGCTATATAGAATCTTCGGCATCGGTGGCTACTTTGGCTTTCATCTCATCAATTGCTTCCACATCGGCTGCAGCAATTGCGGCACTGAAGGCCCGACCTTATTTGGTTGCACCCTTTGTAACCACAGCctcagcaccacccactccacaaCCCCACGCATCCATTTCGACAAACACGGCCCGCACATCGCCAGCTATACCTACACGTAG
- the LOC117150039 gene encoding stellate orphon protein at 12D-like, which produces SSWISWFLGIKGNEYLCRVPIDYIQETFNQMGLEYFTETLQVILNPGFDSSLDWVFGDEEKWYGMIHARYIMSERGVDNMRQKYERGDFEVCPKLSCRQKALPEGPSDVCGKSNVKIFCPRCNDFYELRSDTQLDGAMFGTSFSHNFLAQWPNLRPQPPLDVPR; this is translated from the exons agcagctggatcagttggttcctcgggatcaagggcaacgagtacctctgccgcgtgcccatcgactacattcaggagacgttcaaccagatgggcctggagtacttcaccgagaCACTGCAAGTGATACTGAATCCGGGGttcgacagttccttggactgggtcttcggcgatgaggagaagtggtacggcatgatccACGCCCGATACATCATGTCGGAGCGAGGCGTGGATAatatgcgccaaaagtatgagagaggggacttcgaagtgtgtccaaagctctcctgtaggcagaaaGCCCTGCCTGAGGGCcccagcgacgtgtgtggcaagtccaacgtgaagatcttctgccctcgctgtaacgacttttacgagctgcgatccgatacacagctggacggagcaatgttcgggaccagcttctcTCACAACTTCTTAGCGCAGTGGCCTAACTTGAGACCCCAGCCGCCACTGGACGTCCCCCG TTAa